In one Thermaerobacter sp. PB12/4term genomic region, the following are encoded:
- the rplW gene encoding 50S ribosomal protein L23, producing MITDPHDVILRPVITEKSMQQLADNKYTFLVHPKANKTQIKRAVEQIFKVRVAKVNTVRVRGKLRRVGRFAGYQPDAKKAIVTLAEGHRIKEFFEDVS from the coding sequence ATGATCACCGATCCCCATGATGTCATCCTGCGCCCGGTGATCACGGAGAAGAGCATGCAGCAGCTGGCCGACAACAAGTACACCTTTCTCGTGCACCCGAAGGCCAACAAGACCCAGATCAAGCGGGCCGTGGAACAGATCTTCAAGGTGCGGGTGGCCAAGGTGAACACCGTGCGGGTGCGGGGCAAGCTGCGCCGGGTCGGCCGGTTCGCCGGCTACCAGCCCGACGCCAAGAAGGCCATCGTCACCCTGGCGGAAGGGCACCGCATCAAGGAGTTCTTCGAGGACGTGTCCTGA
- the rplD gene encoding 50S ribosomal protein L4, producing the protein MPRVAVYNTQGERVGEIELSDAVFGAPVREALMHQAVVRYLANQRRGTAATKTRGMVSGGGRKPWRQKGTGRARQGSIRAPHWRKGGIVFGPQPRDYTQDLPKKARRAALRSALSAKVADGELIVLEGLDGLGLERPRTREMAALIRRLDLEGKRPLFVLAEPNKTLYLSVRNLPGADTETVDRLNVYQVLRHGHVVLAREAVERAEEVLGA; encoded by the coding sequence ATGCCGAGGGTGGCGGTTTACAACACCCAGGGCGAGCGGGTCGGGGAGATCGAGCTGAGCGACGCGGTCTTCGGCGCCCCGGTGCGGGAGGCCCTGATGCACCAGGCTGTGGTCCGCTACCTGGCGAACCAGCGCCGGGGAACGGCGGCCACCAAGACCCGGGGCATGGTCTCGGGAGGCGGCCGCAAGCCCTGGCGGCAGAAGGGCACGGGCCGTGCCCGGCAGGGCAGCATCCGGGCGCCCCACTGGCGCAAGGGCGGCATCGTCTTCGGCCCCCAGCCGCGGGACTACACCCAGGACCTGCCCAAGAAGGCGCGCCGGGCCGCGTTGCGGTCCGCCCTGTCGGCCAAGGTGGCCGACGGCGAGCTGATCGTGCTGGAGGGGCTCGATGGCCTGGGGCTGGAGCGGCCTCGAACCCGCGAGATGGCGGCCCTGATCCGGCGCCTCGACCTGGAGGGCAAGCGGCCCCTGTTCGTCCTGGCGGAACCGAACAAGACGCTGTACCTGTCGGTGCGCAACCTGCCGGGGGCCGACACCGAGACGGTGGACCGGCTCAACGTCTATCAGGTGCTGCGCCACGGCCACGTGGTCCTGGCCCGGGAAGCCGTGGAGCGGGCGGAGGAGGTGCTGGGGGCATGA
- a CDS encoding ribosomal L7Ae/L30e/S12e/Gadd45 family protein: MSLDRLRAARRRTVGTKQTLKAVLKGEALQVYVARDAEAHVVRDLVQACQARGIAVEYVDTMRELGSACRIKVGAASAAILEE, encoded by the coding sequence ATGTCCCTGGATCGCCTGCGGGCGGCCCGGCGCCGCACCGTCGGTACCAAGCAGACCCTGAAGGCGGTCCTGAAGGGCGAGGCGTTGCAGGTTTACGTGGCCCGCGACGCGGAAGCCCACGTGGTGCGCGACCTGGTGCAGGCCTGCCAGGCGCGCGGCATCGCGGTGGAATACGTCGACACCATGCGCGAACTGGGAAGCGCTTGCCGGATCAAGGTCGGGGCCGCCTCCGCCGCCATTCTCGAAGAATGA
- the rpoC gene encoding DNA-directed RNA polymerase subunit beta' produces MKTIESFQDRIGDGLAQDVNHFDAIRISLASPEKIREWSKGEVKKPETINYRTLKPERDGLFCERIFGPTKDWECHCGKYKRVRYKGIVCDRCGVEVTQAKVRRERMGHIELAAPVCHIWYFKGIPSRLGLLLDMSPRALERVLYFAAYVVIDPGETALMEKQLLTETEYREAREKYGNAFRAGMGAEAVKELLERIDLDELAEELRAEIRNSSGQRRLRAVRRLEVVEAFRKSGNDPTWMILEAIPVIPPDLRPMVQLDGGRFATSDLNDLYRRVINRNNRLKRLLDLGAPDIIVRNEKRMLQEAVDALIDNGRRGRPVTGPGNRPLKSLSDMLKGKQGRFRQNLLGKRVDYSGRSVIVVGPRLKMHQCGLPKEMALELFKPFVMKRLVQLGYAHNIKSAKRMVERVRDEVWDVLEEVIKEHPVLLNRAPTLHRLGIQAFEPVLVEGRAIQIHPLVCTAYNADFDGDQMAVHVPLSAEAQAEARVLMMSIHNLLNPKDGKPVVTPTQDMVLGSFYLTLEREGARGEGRVFSSADEVLLAYQLKQVEVHARIKARVETAQGRRLLETTVGRVIFNEALPVELRFVNEVVDKKKLGDIVAESFRRLGYAKTVEMLDAVKELGFRFATQAGASIAIGDVKIPERKAEYIAEAEAQVEQVESQYRRGLISAEERYQKIIDIWNRTKDKVTQELTQVLDYFNPVYMMAISGARGNLTQIAQLGGMRGLMTDPSGRIIEQPVRANFREGLTVLEYFTSTHGARKGLADTALRTADSGYLTRRLVDVSQDVIVREEDCGTTEGITVSEIRDGEEVIESLQDRIVGRIAVRDVVHPGTGEVIVPAGEEIDEDRAQAIVDAGIEQVEIRSVLACRSRYGVCARCYGRDLATGKMVNIGEAVGTIAAQSIGEPGTQLTMRTFHTGGVAGEDITQGLPRVEELFEARKPKGQAVMTEVGGTVKVVETKQRREVRVISDDGTWEAYTVPFGARLLVRDGDRVEPGDVLTEGPINPHDILKVRGVQAVQLYLLQEVQKVYRMQGVDINDKHIEIIIRQMMRKVKVEDAGDTDLLPGGLVDVFELEEANAQLPEGARPATARPVLLGITKAALATESFLSAASFQETTRVLTEAAIKGKTDPLLGLKENVIIGKLIPAGTGMSRYRRMQILVEGRTEREVMAQARRSETLAARALGEDGAVAAAGDGALDGTANGHVLPQALAAGSDGAALLEEAAGTAGPGACDGPLAEEPGAGEGPEAGDAGVAGDEPAAE; encoded by the coding sequence ATGAAGACCATCGAGAGCTTCCAGGACCGCATCGGCGACGGGCTTGCCCAGGACGTCAACCACTTTGACGCCATCCGCATCAGCCTGGCCTCGCCCGAGAAGATCCGGGAGTGGTCCAAGGGCGAGGTGAAGAAGCCCGAGACCATCAACTACCGCACCCTGAAGCCGGAGCGGGACGGCCTCTTCTGCGAGCGCATCTTCGGCCCGACCAAGGACTGGGAGTGCCACTGCGGCAAGTACAAGCGCGTCCGCTACAAGGGCATCGTCTGCGACCGCTGCGGCGTCGAGGTGACGCAGGCCAAGGTCCGCCGCGAGCGCATGGGGCACATCGAGCTGGCGGCGCCCGTCTGCCACATCTGGTACTTCAAGGGCATCCCCTCGCGGCTGGGCCTGCTTCTGGACATGTCGCCCCGGGCCCTGGAGCGGGTGCTCTACTTCGCCGCGTACGTGGTCATCGACCCGGGCGAGACGGCGCTGATGGAGAAGCAGCTGCTGACGGAGACGGAGTACCGGGAGGCCCGGGAGAAGTACGGCAACGCCTTCCGCGCCGGCATGGGCGCCGAGGCGGTCAAGGAGCTTCTGGAGCGCATCGACCTGGACGAACTGGCCGAGGAGCTGCGGGCCGAGATCCGCAACTCCAGCGGCCAGCGCCGCCTGCGGGCCGTCCGGCGGCTGGAGGTGGTCGAAGCCTTCCGCAAGTCGGGCAACGACCCGACCTGGATGATCCTCGAGGCCATCCCGGTCATCCCGCCCGACCTGCGGCCCATGGTCCAGCTGGACGGCGGCCGCTTCGCCACCTCCGACCTCAACGACCTCTACCGGCGGGTGATCAACCGCAACAACCGGCTCAAGCGGCTGCTGGACCTGGGCGCGCCGGACATCATCGTCCGCAACGAGAAGCGCATGCTGCAGGAGGCGGTGGACGCCCTGATCGACAACGGCCGGCGCGGCCGGCCGGTCACGGGTCCGGGTAACCGGCCCCTCAAGTCCCTGTCCGACATGCTCAAGGGCAAGCAGGGCCGCTTCCGCCAGAACCTGCTGGGCAAGCGCGTGGACTACTCGGGCCGCTCGGTCATCGTGGTGGGCCCGCGGCTCAAGATGCACCAGTGCGGCTTGCCGAAGGAGATGGCGCTGGAGCTGTTCAAGCCCTTCGTCATGAAGCGGCTGGTGCAGCTGGGTTACGCCCATAACATCAAGAGCGCCAAGCGCATGGTGGAGCGGGTGCGGGACGAGGTCTGGGACGTCCTGGAGGAGGTCATCAAGGAGCACCCCGTCCTGCTCAACCGCGCGCCCACCCTGCACCGCCTGGGCATCCAGGCCTTCGAGCCGGTGCTGGTGGAGGGCCGCGCCATCCAGATCCACCCGCTGGTCTGCACGGCGTACAACGCCGACTTCGACGGCGACCAGATGGCGGTGCACGTGCCCCTGTCGGCGGAGGCCCAGGCCGAGGCCCGGGTCCTCATGATGTCGATCCACAACCTGCTGAACCCCAAGGACGGCAAGCCCGTGGTGACGCCCACCCAGGACATGGTGCTGGGTTCCTTCTACCTGACCCTGGAGCGGGAGGGCGCCCGGGGCGAGGGCCGGGTCTTCAGCTCGGCCGATGAGGTGCTGCTGGCCTACCAGCTCAAGCAGGTGGAGGTCCACGCCCGGATCAAGGCGCGGGTGGAGACGGCCCAGGGGCGGCGGTTGCTGGAGACCACGGTGGGCCGGGTGATCTTCAACGAGGCCCTGCCCGTGGAACTCCGGTTCGTCAACGAGGTGGTCGACAAGAAGAAGCTGGGCGACATCGTGGCCGAGAGCTTCCGGCGCCTGGGTTACGCCAAGACGGTGGAGATGCTGGACGCCGTCAAGGAACTGGGCTTCCGCTTCGCCACCCAGGCCGGGGCGTCCATCGCCATCGGGGACGTGAAGATCCCCGAGCGCAAGGCCGAGTACATCGCCGAGGCCGAAGCCCAGGTGGAGCAGGTGGAGAGCCAGTACCGCCGGGGCCTGATCAGCGCCGAAGAGCGCTATCAGAAGATCATCGACATCTGGAACCGGACGAAGGACAAGGTGACCCAGGAGCTGACCCAGGTCCTGGACTACTTCAACCCGGTCTACATGATGGCCATCTCCGGCGCCCGGGGCAACCTGACCCAGATCGCCCAGCTGGGCGGCATGCGCGGGCTGATGACCGACCCCTCGGGCCGGATCATCGAGCAGCCGGTGCGGGCCAACTTCCGGGAAGGCCTCACGGTCTTGGAGTACTTCACCTCCACCCACGGCGCCCGCAAGGGCCTGGCCGACACGGCCCTGCGCACGGCGGACTCCGGTTACCTGACCCGGCGCCTGGTGGACGTGTCCCAGGACGTCATCGTCCGGGAGGAAGACTGCGGCACCACCGAGGGCATCACGGTGTCGGAGATCCGCGACGGGGAGGAAGTGATCGAATCCCTGCAGGACCGCATCGTGGGGCGCATCGCCGTCCGCGACGTGGTGCACCCCGGGACGGGCGAGGTCATCGTGCCTGCGGGTGAGGAGATCGACGAGGACCGGGCCCAGGCCATCGTGGACGCCGGCATCGAGCAGGTGGAGATCCGCTCGGTCCTGGCCTGCCGCTCGCGCTACGGCGTCTGCGCCCGCTGCTACGGGCGCGACCTGGCGACGGGCAAGATGGTCAACATCGGCGAGGCGGTGGGGACCATCGCCGCCCAGTCCATCGGCGAGCCGGGCACCCAGCTGACCATGCGCACCTTCCACACCGGCGGCGTGGCCGGCGAGGACATCACCCAGGGCCTGCCGCGGGTCGAGGAGCTCTTCGAGGCCCGCAAGCCCAAGGGCCAGGCGGTGATGACGGAGGTCGGCGGCACGGTCAAGGTAGTTGAGACCAAGCAGCGCCGCGAGGTGCGGGTCATCAGCGACGACGGCACCTGGGAGGCCTACACCGTGCCCTTCGGTGCCCGCCTCCTGGTCCGCGACGGGGACCGGGTGGAACCCGGCGACGTGCTGACCGAGGGGCCTATCAACCCCCACGACATCCTCAAGGTGCGGGGCGTGCAGGCCGTCCAGCTCTACCTGCTGCAGGAAGTCCAGAAGGTCTATCGCATGCAGGGCGTGGACATCAACGACAAGCACATCGAGATCATCATCCGCCAGATGATGCGCAAGGTGAAGGTGGAGGACGCCGGGGACACCGACCTCTTGCCGGGCGGCCTGGTCGACGTCTTTGAGCTGGAGGAGGCCAACGCCCAGCTGCCCGAGGGAGCGCGGCCGGCCACGGCCCGGCCGGTGCTGCTCGGCATCACCAAGGCGGCGCTGGCCACGGAGTCCTTCCTCTCCGCGGCCTCCTTCCAGGAAACCACCCGGGTCCTGACGGAGGCGGCCATCAAGGGGAAGACCGACCCCCTGCTGGGCCTCAAGGAGAACGTCATCATCGGCAAGCTGATCCCGGCCGGAACCGGGATGAGCCGCTATCGCCGGATGCAGATCCTGGTCGAAGGCAGGACCGAGCGGGAGGTCATGGCCCAGGCCCGCCGCAGTGAGACCCTGGCGGCCCGCGCCCTGGGCGAGGACGGCGCGGTGGCCGCCGCCGGCGACGGGGCGCTGGACGGCACCGCCAACGGGCACGTGCTCCCCCAGGCCCTGGCCGCGGGCAGTGACGGGGCCGCGCTGCTGGAGGAGGCTGCCGGCACCGCCGGTCCGGGTGCGTGCGACGGCCCGCTGGCGGAGGAACCCGGCGCCGGGGAAGGCCCGGAGGCCGGCGATGCCGGGGTGGCCGGCGACGAGCCCGCCGCGGAATGA
- the rpsJ gene encoding 30S ribosomal protein S10: MARQKIRIKLRAFDHGVLDQSADKIVETARRTGAKISGPVPLPTERSVFTVLTAPNGEKDHREQFEMRTHKRLIDIIDPTPKTIDALRRVDLPAGVDIEIKL; encoded by the coding sequence ATGGCCCGGCAAAAGATCCGGATCAAGCTGCGGGCGTTCGACCACGGCGTGCTCGACCAGTCGGCCGACAAGATCGTGGAGACCGCGCGGCGCACGGGGGCCAAGATCTCCGGGCCCGTACCGCTGCCCACGGAACGCAGCGTGTTCACGGTCCTGACGGCACCCAACGGCGAGAAGGACCACCGCGAGCAGTTCGAGATGCGCACCCACAAGCGCCTGATCGACATCATCGACCCGACGCCCAAGACCATCGATGCGCTGCGGCGGGTCGACCTGCCTGCCGGGGTCGACATCGAGATCAAGCTCTGA
- the fusA gene encoding elongation factor G produces the protein MPREYPLERTRNIGIAAHIDAGKTTTTERILYYTGRVHRMGEVHEGAATMDWMVQEQERGITITSAATTCFWRDHRINIIDTPGHVDFTVEVERSLRVLDGVIAIFAARGGVEPQSETVWRQANKYRVPRIAFVNKMDVVGANFYRVLDQMRERLGANPVAIQLPIGVEDGFQGIVDLVEMKAIFYRDDLGTRYEAAEIPAEMQEQAAEYREKLLEAVAEVDEELMMKYLEGEPISTDEIRAALRKGTVNLQLVPVLCGSAYRNKGVQLLLDAVVDYLPSPLDIAAVRGTDPKTGQEIERRVSDDEPFSALVFKIMTDPYVGKLAFFRVYSGHLKAGSYVYNSNKGRQERIGRIVRMHANHREEVDEVWTGDIAAAVGLKDTITGETLCDPNAPIVLESMEFPEPVISVAIEPKTQADQDKLGESLNKLAEEDPTFRVHTDEETGQTIISGMGELHLEIIVDRLMREFKVQANVGKPQVAYKETITRPARAEGKYIRQTGGRGQYGHVVLEIEPMEPGSGFEFVNKIVGGVVPKEYIPAVEAGVREALENGILAGYPMLDVRVTLVDGSYHEVDSSEMAFKIAGSMGLRNAAQQAGPVLLEPIMKVEVVVPEQYMGDVIGDINARRGRVEGMEPDAGGLQVIRALVPLAEMFGYATDLRSKTQGRGTYTMQFSHYEQVPRNIADQIIEARGDRARAAR, from the coding sequence ATGCCCCGGGAGTATCCCCTGGAGCGCACGCGCAACATCGGGATCGCCGCCCACATCGACGCGGGCAAGACCACGACCACGGAACGCATCCTCTACTACACGGGGCGCGTGCACCGGATGGGCGAGGTCCACGAAGGCGCCGCCACCATGGACTGGATGGTGCAGGAGCAGGAGCGCGGCATCACCATCACCTCCGCCGCCACCACCTGCTTCTGGCGGGATCACCGGATCAACATCATTGATACGCCCGGCCACGTGGACTTTACCGTCGAGGTGGAGCGCTCCCTGCGCGTTCTGGACGGCGTGATCGCCATCTTCGCCGCCCGCGGCGGCGTGGAGCCCCAGTCGGAGACGGTGTGGCGCCAGGCCAACAAGTACCGGGTGCCCCGCATCGCCTTCGTCAACAAGATGGACGTGGTCGGCGCCAACTTCTACCGCGTCCTGGACCAGATGCGGGAGCGGCTGGGCGCCAACCCGGTGGCCATCCAGCTGCCCATCGGCGTCGAGGACGGTTTTCAGGGCATCGTCGACTTGGTCGAGATGAAGGCCATCTTCTACCGCGATGACCTGGGGACCCGCTACGAGGCGGCGGAGATTCCGGCCGAGATGCAGGAGCAGGCCGCCGAGTACCGGGAGAAGCTGCTGGAGGCCGTGGCCGAGGTCGACGAGGAACTCATGATGAAGTACCTGGAGGGCGAGCCGATCTCCACCGACGAGATCCGCGCCGCCCTGCGCAAGGGCACGGTCAACCTCCAGCTGGTGCCGGTGCTGTGCGGCTCCGCTTACCGGAACAAGGGCGTCCAGCTGCTGCTGGATGCGGTGGTCGACTACCTGCCCTCGCCCCTGGACATCGCGGCGGTGCGCGGCACCGATCCCAAGACCGGCCAGGAGATCGAGCGCAGGGTCAGCGACGACGAGCCCTTCTCGGCGCTGGTCTTCAAGATCATGACCGACCCCTACGTGGGCAAGCTGGCCTTCTTCCGGGTCTACTCGGGCCACCTGAAGGCCGGCAGCTACGTGTACAACAGCAACAAGGGCCGGCAGGAGCGCATCGGCCGCATCGTGCGGATGCACGCCAACCACCGGGAAGAGGTCGATGAGGTCTGGACCGGCGACATCGCCGCCGCCGTCGGCCTCAAGGACACCATCACCGGCGAGACCCTGTGCGACCCCAACGCGCCCATCGTGCTGGAGTCCATGGAGTTCCCCGAGCCGGTGATCTCGGTGGCCATCGAGCCCAAGACCCAGGCCGATCAGGACAAGCTGGGCGAGTCGCTCAACAAGCTGGCGGAGGAGGACCCGACCTTCCGGGTCCACACCGACGAGGAAACGGGCCAGACCATCATCTCCGGCATGGGCGAGCTGCACCTGGAGATCATCGTCGACCGCCTGATGCGGGAGTTCAAGGTGCAGGCCAACGTGGGCAAGCCCCAGGTGGCTTACAAGGAGACCATCACCCGGCCGGCGCGGGCCGAGGGCAAGTACATCCGGCAGACCGGCGGCCGCGGCCAGTACGGCCACGTGGTGCTGGAGATCGAGCCCATGGAGCCCGGCTCCGGGTTCGAGTTCGTCAACAAGATCGTCGGTGGCGTGGTGCCCAAGGAGTACATCCCGGCGGTGGAAGCCGGCGTCCGGGAGGCGCTGGAGAACGGCATCCTGGCCGGCTATCCCATGCTGGACGTGCGGGTCACCCTGGTGGACGGCTCGTACCACGAGGTGGACTCCTCGGAGATGGCCTTCAAGATCGCGGGCTCCATGGGCCTGCGCAACGCGGCCCAGCAGGCGGGCCCGGTGCTGCTGGAGCCCATCATGAAGGTCGAAGTGGTGGTGCCCGAGCAGTACATGGGCGACGTCATCGGCGACATCAACGCCCGCCGCGGCCGGGTCGAGGGCATGGAGCCCGACGCCGGCGGGCTCCAGGTGATCCGGGCCCTGGTGCCGCTGGCGGAGATGTTCGGCTACGCCACGGACCTGCGGTCCAAGACCCAGGGGCGCGGCACCTACACCATGCAGTTCAGCCATTACGAGCAGGTGCCGCGCAACATTGCCGACCAGATCATCGAGGCTCGGGGCGACCGGGCCCGGGCGGCCCGCTAG
- the rplC gene encoding 50S ribosomal protein L3, with amino-acid sequence MGVGLLGRKLGMTQIYDDEGRAVPVTVIQAGPCVVVQTRTPERDGYRAVQLGFGEIKPRKVNKPMAGHFARAGVNPVRVLREFRLEGEGEPMPEVGQQLTVELFKAGEYVDVTGTSKGKGFLGPVARHGFGRGPMSHGSKYHRGPGSLAPSTFPGRVFKGRRMAGRTGNRRVTVRGLQVVRVDPERNLLLVKGAVPGPRGSVVAIRKTNVPRKTRPA; translated from the coding sequence ATGGGCGTCGGCCTGTTGGGTCGCAAGCTGGGCATGACGCAGATCTACGACGACGAGGGCCGGGCGGTGCCGGTCACCGTGATCCAGGCGGGGCCCTGCGTGGTGGTGCAGACCCGCACTCCGGAGCGGGACGGTTACCGGGCAGTCCAGCTGGGCTTTGGCGAGATCAAGCCCCGCAAGGTGAACAAGCCGATGGCGGGCCACTTCGCCCGGGCCGGGGTGAATCCCGTGCGCGTGCTGCGGGAGTTCCGGCTGGAGGGCGAGGGGGAGCCCATGCCCGAAGTCGGCCAGCAGCTCACGGTGGAGCTGTTCAAGGCCGGGGAGTACGTGGACGTCACCGGGACCTCCAAGGGCAAGGGCTTCCTGGGCCCGGTGGCCCGGCACGGGTTCGGCCGGGGACCCATGAGCCACGGCTCCAAGTACCACCGCGGCCCCGGCTCCCTGGCGCCGTCGACCTTCCCCGGCCGGGTGTTCAAGGGGCGCCGGATGGCGGGCCGGACCGGCAACCGGCGGGTCACGGTGCGGGGCCTGCAGGTGGTGCGGGTGGATCCCGAACGCAACCTGCTGCTGGTGAAGGGCGCCGTACCCGGGCCGCGGGGTAGCGTGGTCGCCATCCGCAAGACCAACGTCCCGCGCAAGACGCGGCCGGCGTGA
- the rpsG gene encoding 30S ribosomal protein S7, translating to MPRRGRVPRRPVEPDPVYGSERVARLINKVMWDGKKSLAQRIVYQAFERVAAKTGRDPLEVFEQAVRNTMPALEVRPRRVGGATYQVPLEVRPERRLSLALRWLVEYARQRNERTMVERLANELIDAANNTGGAVRRKEEVHRMAEANRAFAHYRW from the coding sequence ATGCCCAGGCGAGGCAGGGTGCCACGGCGCCCGGTGGAGCCGGATCCCGTCTACGGCAGCGAGCGGGTGGCCCGGCTCATCAACAAGGTGATGTGGGACGGGAAGAAGAGCCTGGCCCAGCGCATCGTCTACCAGGCCTTCGAGCGCGTCGCCGCCAAGACCGGCCGGGATCCCCTCGAGGTTTTCGAGCAGGCGGTGCGCAACACCATGCCGGCGCTGGAGGTCCGCCCCCGGCGCGTGGGTGGTGCCACCTACCAGGTGCCCCTGGAGGTGCGGCCGGAGCGCCGCCTGTCCCTGGCGCTCCGGTGGCTGGTGGAATACGCCCGCCAGCGCAACGAGCGGACCATGGTGGAGCGTCTGGCCAATGAACTGATCGACGCCGCCAACAATACCGGTGGCGCCGTGCGCCGCAAGGAAGAGGTCCATCGCATGGCGGAAGCCAACCGCGCCTTTGCCCATTACCGCTGGTAA
- the tuf gene encoding elongation factor Tu, with amino-acid sequence MAKAKFERTKPHVNVGTIGHVDHGKTTLTAAITKVLAKQGKAQFVAYDQIDKAPEEKERGITISVSHVEYETENRHYAHVDCPGHADYVKNMITGAAQMDGAILVVSAADGPMPQTREHILLARQVGVPYIVVFLNKVDMVDDPELLELVELEVRELLSQYDFPGDEVPVIKGSALKALEGDAEAEQAILELMKAVDTYVPTPQRDVDKPFLMPVEDVFSITGRGTVATGRVERGRVKVGDEVELVGFTDKPRKTVVTGVEMFRKVLDEAVAGDNIGCLLRGIDKDEVERGQVLAKPGTINPHKKFMGNVYVLKKEEGGRHTPFFNGYRPQFYFRTTDVTGEIKLPEGVEMCMPGDNIEMTVELITPIAIEEGLRFAIREGGRTVGAGVVTKILE; translated from the coding sequence ATGGCCAAGGCCAAGTTCGAGCGGACGAAGCCGCACGTGAACGTGGGGACCATCGGGCACGTGGACCACGGGAAGACGACGCTGACGGCGGCGATCACGAAGGTGCTGGCGAAGCAGGGGAAGGCGCAGTTTGTGGCCTACGACCAGATTGACAAGGCGCCGGAGGAGAAGGAACGCGGGATCACGATTTCGGTGTCGCACGTGGAGTACGAGACGGAGAACCGGCACTATGCGCACGTGGACTGTCCGGGGCACGCGGACTACGTGAAGAACATGATCACGGGCGCGGCGCAGATGGACGGCGCGATTCTGGTGGTGTCGGCGGCGGACGGGCCGATGCCGCAGACACGGGAGCACATCTTGCTGGCGCGGCAGGTGGGCGTGCCGTACATCGTGGTGTTTTTGAACAAGGTGGACATGGTGGATGATCCGGAGCTTTTGGAGCTAGTGGAGCTGGAAGTGCGGGAGCTTCTGAGCCAGTATGACTTTCCGGGCGATGAGGTGCCGGTGATCAAGGGGTCGGCGCTGAAGGCGCTGGAAGGGGATGCGGAGGCGGAGCAGGCGATTTTGGAGCTGATGAAGGCGGTGGACACGTACGTTCCGACGCCGCAGCGGGACGTGGATAAGCCGTTCCTGATGCCGGTGGAGGACGTGTTCTCCATCACGGGCCGTGGCACGGTGGCGACGGGCCGCGTGGAGCGGGGCCGGGTGAAGGTGGGCGACGAGGTGGAGCTGGTGGGCTTCACCGACAAGCCGCGGAAGACGGTCGTGACGGGCGTGGAGATGTTCCGGAAGGTGCTGGACGAGGCGGTGGCGGGGGACAACATCGGGTGCCTGCTGCGGGGGATCGACAAGGACGAGGTGGAACGGGGCCAGGTGCTGGCCAAGCCGGGGACGATCAACCCGCACAAGAAGTTCATGGGGAACGTGTACGTGCTGAAGAAGGAAGAGGGCGGGCGGCACACGCCGTTCTTCAACGGGTACCGGCCGCAGTTCTACTTCCGGACGACGGACGTGACGGGGGAGATCAAGCTGCCCGAGGGCGTGGAGATGTGCATGCCCGGGGACAACATCGAGATGACGGTGGAACTGATCACCCCCATCGCCATCGAGGAAGGGCTGCGGTTCGCCATCCGCGAGGGCGGCCGCACCGTGGGCGCCGGCGTCGTCACCAAGATCCTGGAGTAG
- the rpsL gene encoding 30S ribosomal protein S12, whose protein sequence is MPTINQLVRKGRERVTRRTGAPALRGNPQKRGVCLQVRTTTPKKPNSALRKIARVRLTNGVEVTAYIPGEGHNLQEHSVVLVHGGRVKDLPGVRYQIIRGALDAAGVEKRRQGRSKYGAKRPKS, encoded by the coding sequence ATGCCGACGATCAACCAGCTGGTGCGCAAGGGGCGCGAGCGGGTGACCCGCCGGACGGGTGCGCCGGCGCTGCGGGGCAATCCCCAGAAGCGCGGCGTGTGCCTGCAGGTGCGCACCACGACGCCCAAGAAACCCAATTCCGCCCTGCGGAAGATCGCCCGGGTGCGCCTGACCAACGGCGTCGAGGTGACGGCCTACATCCCCGGTGAGGGCCACAACCTCCAGGAGCATTCGGTGGTGCTGGTCCACGGCGGTCGCGTGAAGGACCTGCCGGGCGTGCGCTATCAGATCATCCGGGGCGCGCTGGATGCTGCCGGGGTCGAGAAGCGCCGCCAGGGGCGGTCCAAGTACGGGGCCAAGCGGCCCAAGTCCTGA